CAACAAAAAAGGGGTCACGATTTTCATCGTAACCCCTTGAATTTGCTGGTAGCGGGGGGAGGATTTGAACCTCCGGCCTTCGGGTTATGAGCCCGACGAGCTGCCATACTGCTCCACCCCGCGCCAAAGAAAATGATATTTACTGATGCTCCGGACGAATGTCAATCGGTTTATGTTTTTTTAAGAAAAAAATCCGTTCGCGTGGGTTTGGCCCAGAGTTTTCCTTTGGGCCACCTTGACTTCCGGGGCGGCATACTTCAGATATTTTTGTTGGTTGCGAACCCATTTTTCTCATCACGTTTTTCGTCCACTAAAGGCATCCCATGACCGATTACAAGAAAACCCTGAACTTGCCCCAAACGTCCTTTCCCATGCGGGCCAACCTGAGTCAGAATGAACCCAAGATGCTGGCTTTCTGGGAAAAAATTAACGCCTACAATGCCATGATCGCCCCCAATGCCGGGGCGCAAACCTACGTTCTTCATGACGGCCCGCCGTATGCCAACGGTCATATTCACCTGGGCACGGCCCTGAACAAAGTGCTCAAGGACATCATTGTCAAGTCCCGGAACATGCAGGGGCTGCGTGCCGAGTACGTGCCCGGTTGGGACTGTCACGGGCTGCCCATTGAACTCAAGGTGGAGCAGGAGTTCAAGCTGAAGCAGAAGTCCGTTTCCACCCTGGAAATCCGGGCCCGGTGCCGGGAGTACGCTACCAAGTATCTGGACATTCAGCGCGAGGAGTTCAAGCGTTTGGGTGTGCTGGGCGTCTGGGACGACCCGTATCTGACCATGAAGCCCGCTTATGAGGCGGCCACGGCCAGGGAGTTGGCCAAGTTCATGGCCAAGGGAGCGGTGGTCCGGAACAAGAAGCCGGTGCACTGGTGTTGCTCCTGTGAAACGGCCCTGGCCGAGGCCGAAGTGGAGTACGGGGAGCATGGTTCCCCATCCATTTACGTGGCCTTTCCGGTGAACGACCCCAGGCTGGCCGAAGTGTTTCCGGGGCAGGGCGAGGCTGTGACGTCCATCGTGATCTGGACCACCACCCCCTGGACCATTCCGGACAACATGGCCGTGGCCGTGCATCCGGAGTTTGCATATGCCCTGGTTCAGGTCAAAATGGCTGAGGGAGATGCGCGGTTCATCCTGGCCGAGGAATTGGTTCCCAGGTTGAAGGAAGTCTTCGGTTGGGACGAGGTTCAGGTGCTGGCCAGTGTGCTCGGGCAACGCCTGGAGGGACTGCAGGCCGCGCATCCGTTTTACGATCGTCCTTCTCCGGTGGTTCTGGCTAATTATGTGACCTTGGAGGCCGGTACCGGCTGCGTGCATACGGCCCCCGGGCATGGCCGGGACGACTATGAAACCGGATTGCGCTACGGTCTGGAGACCCTTTCTCCTCTGGACGACCGAGGTTGTTTCTATCCTCAGACCGAGTTGGTGGGCGGACTGAACGTCTTCAAGGCCAATCCCAAGGTGATCGAGATCCTGGAGCAAAACGGCAGATTGCTGGCCCAGGAGAAAATCTCCCACTCCTACCCGCATTGCTGGCGCTGCCGCAAGCCGGTGATTTTCCGGGCCACCATGCAGTGGTTCATCTCCATGCAGGCCGATGATCTGCGCGGCAAGGCCCTGCATGAAATCGACGAGAAGGTACGCTGGATTCCAGCCTGGGGCCGGGAGCGGATCCACAACATGATCGCGAACCGTCCGGACTGGTGCATCTCCCGGCAGCGCAACTGGGGCGTGCCCATCGTGGCCCTGATCTGCAAGGAGTGCGGCCATACCTATACGGACCCGGACTGGGTCGTTTCCGTGGTGGACCGGTTCGCGGGGCATGAACGGGGAGCGGACTACTGGTTCGAGGCCGTCCTGGACGAGGTGGTTCCAGCTGGTCTGGTCTGCCCGGACTGCGCTTCAACCTCCTGGGAAAAGGAGGACGACATCCTGGACGTCTGGTTCGATTCCGGAACGAGTTTCGCAGCTGTTTTGGAACAGCGCACGGAATGCACGTTCCCGGCGGACCTGTATCTGGAAGGATCGGACCAGCATCGCGGCTGGTTCCACAGCTCGCTTCTGGCCTCCGTGGGCACACGGGGCGTGGCGCCCTACAAAGCGGTTTTGACGCATGGCTACGTGGTAGACGCCAATGGCCGCAAAATGTCAAAATCCGTGGGCAACGTCATCGCTCCCCAGGAGATAATCAAGCAGTACGGCGCGGAAATTCTGCGGCTCTGGGTGGCCTCCGAGGACTATCAGGACGACGTGCGCATTTCCACGGAAACCTTGAACCGTCTGGTGGACGCCTACCGCCGCATCCGCAACACCTGCCGGTTCCTGCTGGGCAACCTTTCCGACTTCCGGCCCGCGGAGCACGCCGTGGACGTGGACCGGCTCCTACCCCTGGATCGGTTCGCCCTGGATCTGTTCACCCGGCGGCATGCCAAAATCGCCGAGGCCTACGAACGGTACGAGTTTCACAAGGTGTTCCATACTTTGCACAATATGTGCGTCACGGATCTGAGCGCCTTTTACCTGGATATCGTCAAGGATCGCCTGTATGTCTCGGCCCCTGACGGCTTGGCCAGGCGTTCGGCCCAGACCGTGCTCTGGCGGACCCTGGAGATGCTGCTCACGGATATGGCTCCGGTTCTGAGTTTTACCGCGGAGGAGGTGTATCAACACCTGCCCGAGGACGTCCGCGGGGCGTCTCCCAGCGTCTTCGGCCTGCGTTTTCAAGACCCGGATATGTCGGCTACATCGGGTGCGCCCGATGAGTCTATGGCCGAAGAGGCTCGCCAAGCCTGGGAAACCGTTATCCGGGCCCGGGCCGAGACCACCAAGGCCATCGAGCCGGTACGTAAGTCCGGTGTCGTGGGGCATTCCCTGGATACGGAGGTGACCCTGTACGTCCATGACGACCTGCTGGACGTGCTCCGGCCCATGGCCCCGATGCTCAGGGAAGTCTTCATCGTCTCCAAGGTGGAGGTCCGTCCGGAAAGCGAAGCGACGGAAAGTCGGACATCGGGCGGCGATGCTCCCGATCTTTTCGTCAGCGAGGAGGTCGACGGGCTGCGCATCGCAGTGGCTCCGGCTCCAGGGACGAAATGCCCTCGTTGCTGGGTCTACAGCGAGGAACTTGCCGCGGATGACGCGGAGACCGGTGAGGGCGTTTGTCCGCGCTGCCGGGAAGCCCTGGAGGGTTGGTAATGGCGCCCCGGTATCGTCTTGTTTTGACCCTGGCCCTGGTGGTGCTGGTCCTGGACCAGGTTACCAAGCTCTGGGTGGCGTCCTCGTTGCCTTTGTGGACGTCCAAGACCGTGATTCCCGGCTTTTTCAATCTGGTGCACGTCCTGAACAAGGGTGCGGCCTTCGGCTTCCTGAGCGATCTGGACGCCTCGTGGCGGCCGTATTTCTTTCTGGGCGTGACCGCCCTGGCCGTGGTCCTGATCCTGCACCTGCTCCGCACCGTGCCCAGGGAGGATACCGTTTTGTTCACGGCTCTGGGCCTGATTCTGGGCGGAGCCCTGGGCAATCTGATCGACCGGATCCGCCTGGGCGAGGTGGTCGACTTTCTGGACTTCTACATCGGCCAGTACCATTGGCCGGCGTTCAACGTGGCGGATATCGCCATCAGCATTGGCTCGGTCCTGCTCCTGGTTTCGGTTTACCGCACCCGGCGTTACGGCTTGACTTCCAAGGACGACGACTGATCTGAAAAATTAAGGAATCGATCATGTTTGACCTGCCGACATCGCAACTTGTCTTGATCCTGGGGCTTTTGACCTTACCCATTCTGCCCAACCTATGGGCCATCTGGCATTCCTTTCACTCGGAATTTGCCACGCCCCAGGAAAAAATGGTTTGGATCGCGGCCAGCGTGTTCCTGCCCGTTCTGGGCGGACTGGCTTATTTGATCTGGGGCCGTAAACGAGCCCGGAGGGAACAATGAAATACCGTTTGATTATCTTACTGATCAGCCTGCTCATGGCCTCCTGTATGGCGTCCAGGAGCGAGATGGACACCCTGTCCGCCCGGGTCTGGGACCAGGAGCAGCAGCAGCGCCGGTTGCAGGGCCAGTTGGCCGCCCTGGATCAGGAACTGACCAGGTTGCTGACGGAAATGGAAGGGGTGAGCACCCCAATGCGCGCCACCCAGGCCAACCTGTGGGCAGAGGTCGAAGCCCTGCGCATCCAGACCGCCACCATGCAGGGCCAGATGGAAGAGTTGCAGCGCATGCTCCAGGGGGATCGCCCTGGTGAAGGCGGCGGACATATCGCGGATTTGGGCCGTCAGGTGGCCTACCTGGACCGTTCCGTGACCATGATCGCCAGCCAGTTGGCGCTGGATTTGGGACCGCGGCCGGACGCCCCGGTCGCTGGGCGGCCGGACTTGCCGGGTTTGCCGGATGGGCCGGATCAACTGGTCATGGTCGATCCGGACGCTTTGATGCCGGGCCGCCCGCAACCGCTGATGGTCCCGTCCACCGCGGACGATCCGGCCCAAGCCTTGTACGATTTGGCCCTGCAGGCCTTCCACGACCGCAACTACGTCCAGGCCCAGCGGATGTGGCAGGAATTCGCCACGACTTTTCCCCAGCATCCTCTGCTGTCCAACGCCTTGTTCTGGCAGGGTGAAAGCTTTTTCCAGATGGAAGATTACGGCCAAGCCGTACTGGCCTACCAGGACGTGATCAGCAAACATCCCCAGAGCAATAAGTACGCGGCGTCCATGCTCAAGCAAGGGGCGTCCTTTTTCCGTCTAGGCAAGGATAGAGCCGGGGTGCTGGTCTTGGAAGATCTGGTCAATCGGTTTCCGGATCAGCCCGAGGCCGCCCGGGCCAAAACTCTACTGGATGAGCAGCGTGGGCGATAGGGCTGGTTTGAGGGCTGAGGGCTGAAACCTGAGACCTGAAGGGGCGAAAGGTGAAAGGCTGAAAACTTGAAACCTGAAATCTGAAGGCGCAGACACTCCTCGCGGCGTGCCAAGCTGTAGGAGAGTCTTCTGCTGGGGTGTGAATCCGTGAACCGCTGAGCCGTGAACCTTCAACCATAAAAAATTATGTCTGAAACTAAGGAAATCATCTACCTGACCTTTCCCCCCGACGTCTCCAACCAGCCCGTGGTCTGCAATCTGGCCCGGGTTTACGATTTGAGCTTCAATATTCTCAGGGCCCGCATTTCTCCGAAGCAGGAAGGGCAGATGACTCTGGAGATCATCGGGGATCGAAAGAAGTGCCGCGAAGGGCTGCGGTATCTCAAGGAGCAGGGGGTGGGCATCACTCCGGTGGCCCAGAAAATTCGTCGCGTCGAGGATTCCTGCGTCCACTGCGGACTGTGTACGGCGCTGTGCCCGACCAAGGCCCTGCGCGTGGACCTGAACAGCCGGGAAGTCCTGTTTTTGCGTGAGAAATGCTCGGCCTGCGGCCTGTGCACCAGTCTGTGTCCGGTGCAG
The nucleotide sequence above comes from Desulfonatronum sp. SC1. Encoded proteins:
- the ileS gene encoding isoleucine--tRNA ligase → MTDYKKTLNLPQTSFPMRANLSQNEPKMLAFWEKINAYNAMIAPNAGAQTYVLHDGPPYANGHIHLGTALNKVLKDIIVKSRNMQGLRAEYVPGWDCHGLPIELKVEQEFKLKQKSVSTLEIRARCREYATKYLDIQREEFKRLGVLGVWDDPYLTMKPAYEAATARELAKFMAKGAVVRNKKPVHWCCSCETALAEAEVEYGEHGSPSIYVAFPVNDPRLAEVFPGQGEAVTSIVIWTTTPWTIPDNMAVAVHPEFAYALVQVKMAEGDARFILAEELVPRLKEVFGWDEVQVLASVLGQRLEGLQAAHPFYDRPSPVVLANYVTLEAGTGCVHTAPGHGRDDYETGLRYGLETLSPLDDRGCFYPQTELVGGLNVFKANPKVIEILEQNGRLLAQEKISHSYPHCWRCRKPVIFRATMQWFISMQADDLRGKALHEIDEKVRWIPAWGRERIHNMIANRPDWCISRQRNWGVPIVALICKECGHTYTDPDWVVSVVDRFAGHERGADYWFEAVLDEVVPAGLVCPDCASTSWEKEDDILDVWFDSGTSFAAVLEQRTECTFPADLYLEGSDQHRGWFHSSLLASVGTRGVAPYKAVLTHGYVVDANGRKMSKSVGNVIAPQEIIKQYGAEILRLWVASEDYQDDVRISTETLNRLVDAYRRIRNTCRFLLGNLSDFRPAEHAVDVDRLLPLDRFALDLFTRRHAKIAEAYERYEFHKVFHTLHNMCVTDLSAFYLDIVKDRLYVSAPDGLARRSAQTVLWRTLEMLLTDMAPVLSFTAEEVYQHLPEDVRGASPSVFGLRFQDPDMSATSGAPDESMAEEARQAWETVIRARAETTKAIEPVRKSGVVGHSLDTEVTLYVHDDLLDVLRPMAPMLREVFIVSKVEVRPESEATESRTSGGDAPDLFVSEEVDGLRIAVAPAPGTKCPRCWVYSEELAADDAETGEGVCPRCREALEGW
- the lspA gene encoding signal peptidase II, with product MAPRYRLVLTLALVVLVLDQVTKLWVASSLPLWTSKTVIPGFFNLVHVLNKGAAFGFLSDLDASWRPYFFLGVTALAVVLILHLLRTVPREDTVLFTALGLILGGALGNLIDRIRLGEVVDFLDFYIGQYHWPAFNVADIAISIGSVLLLVSVYRTRRYGLTSKDDD
- a CDS encoding PLD nuclease N-terminal domain-containing protein codes for the protein MFDLPTSQLVLILGLLTLPILPNLWAIWHSFHSEFATPQEKMVWIAASVFLPVLGGLAYLIWGRKRARREQ
- the ybgF gene encoding tol-pal system protein YbgF; the protein is MKYRLIILLISLLMASCMASRSEMDTLSARVWDQEQQQRRLQGQLAALDQELTRLLTEMEGVSTPMRATQANLWAEVEALRIQTATMQGQMEELQRMLQGDRPGEGGGHIADLGRQVAYLDRSVTMIASQLALDLGPRPDAPVAGRPDLPGLPDGPDQLVMVDPDALMPGRPQPLMVPSTADDPAQALYDLALQAFHDRNYVQAQRMWQEFATTFPQHPLLSNALFWQGESFFQMEDYGQAVLAYQDVISKHPQSNKYAASMLKQGASFFRLGKDRAGVLVLEDLVNRFPDQPEAARAKTLLDEQRGR
- a CDS encoding NIL domain-containing protein; its protein translation is MSETKEIIYLTFPPDVSNQPVVCNLARVYDLSFNILRARISPKQEGQMTLEIIGDRKKCREGLRYLKEQGVGITPVAQKIRRVEDSCVHCGLCTALCPTKALRVDLNSREVLFLREKCSACGLCTSLCPVQAMVLETENGIWEAITEGA